Part of the Verrucomicrobiia bacterium genome, GACAAGACTAAGTTCTACGTGCACGAACACATCCGCGAGAACTCCCATGACTTATTTGGGTTTACCCAATTAGACACCAAGCGATTATTTGAATTGCTGCTAGAGGTAAATGGCGTGGGTCCCAAAATGGCGCTCAACGTGCTAAGTATTGGCTCGGCAGAGGACGTGCGCCAAGCCATTGCCGCTGGCGACACCAAGTTTATCCAGGCCGCCAACGGCGTTGGTAAGCGGGTGGCCGAGCGGGTGGTGGTAGACCTCAAAGACAAAGTGGGACTGACCAGCACCGCAGACCCCAGCGCATTGTTTGCCAGCAACACCATCCAAGACGAAGCCACTCAGGCGTTGGTGGCTCTGGGGTACACCGTCCAAGACGCGCAGGTCGCACTAGCCAAAGTAGACGCTAGCCTGGGTATCGAAGGACGTATCAAACAAGCGCTCAAGGCGGCGATATGACCACGTATATTTTGACCGGTGGACGAGATCGGGCGCATCCTGACTATGGCTCCAAGCTGACTGTGGAGCTGAAAAAACATCATGAAAAATTTAGAGTGCTGAGCTGCTTTTTTGCCGAGCCAGAAGAATACGCGTCTATGCTGGCAGAAAAATGGCAGCCGTGGTTTGAGAAGCGTGTGGGCTCTATCGAAAAGTATGACTATGCTCGGATGGATAGCTTTCTCCGGCAAATCAAAGATTTTGACATACTGTATTTGCACGGCGGACCCAATCGTCCGTTGTTTGATGCGCTCGATACATTTGGTGACTTTGCCCCGCTGGTCGCGGGGAAAATAGTTGTTGGTAGTTCGGCGGGTGCCAATTTTATTGCTAAGAACTATTGGGGCAGCTCCAAGCAAAAGCCCGGCAAGGGCAGAGCGATCCTAGACGTCAATGTCATGGTTCATTACGGCTCACCAGATCATGAGGGCAGGCCACGCACGGCTGGAGATTGGGATTATGAAGAAGCATTATTCCGGGACTTTATCGGTACCAACGAAAAAATCTGGCACCTGCCGGAAGGCGAAGTTGAAGTATTTGAGGCAAAAGACTGATGGCTATTGAACGCATTATAAATACCGGGGTACCCGATGACGACCAGCAAGAAGTAGAGCTGGAGGTAACGCTGCGCCCACGGGATTTTGCCAACTATATTGGCCAAGACCGGCTAAAGAAAAATCTGCAGCTGGCCATAGCCGCTGCCCAGAAGCGTGGCGAACCCTTGGACCATGTGCTGCTGTATGGTCCGCCGGGGCTAGGCAAGACCACCATGGCAACGGTTATTGCCAACGAGATGGGTGCGACCATTCGCGTCACATCCGGTCCGGCTGTAGAGCGGGCGGGTGATCTGGCGAGTCTGCTGACTAACCTGCAAGACGGCGATATCTTATTTATAGACGAGATTCATCGACTGCACCGCACGGTAGAAGAAGTGCTGTATAGCGCCATGGAAGATTTCAAGCTAGACATCATGTTGGGCAAAGGCCCGAGCGCGCGCAGCCTGCGCCTGGACTTGCCCAAGTTCACTATTATTGGCGCCACTACTCGCACGGGTGCGTTGGCGGCACCGCTGCGTGATCGCTTTGGCATGATGCACCGGCTCGAGTTTTATACTCCTACAGAAATTCAGCAAATTATAGAAAGAGCGGCACAGATTTTGGGCGTGCAGATTCATGCTGCTGCTGCCCAAAACTTGGCTACCCGTGCGCGACTGACTCCACGCATTGCCAACCGCCTGCTCAAACGTGTACGCGACTATGCAGACGTCAACGGCGACGGCATTATAGACACGGTCATAAGCGAAAAAGCCCTGGGACTCCTGGAGGTTGACGAACTAGGGCTGGACCCGGCAGACCGCATGCTACTGCTGGCCATTATAAATAGCTACAATGGGGGGCCAGTGGGCGTCGAAACGCTGGCGGCTCTGACGGCTGAAGAGCGCGGCACCATAGAAGACTTTTATGAACCATACCTGATGCAGATTGGCTTGCTAGAACGCACACCACGCGGCCGCAAAGTAACACCCAAAGCCTACAGCCACTTGGGGCGCACACACGGCGGAACATCGGACCAGCCCTCGATGCTATAGGGTGATATAATACTGGCATATGGACCCCCAGAAACTTTCCCCTAGCGCCCGTACGGCATTCAAACTCATAGAATTTGATAAAGACGAGCAACTTATCAGCGAGATCCGCAAGCATCCCGTCGGCCTGCTGTTCATTTATATTGGTGGCACGGTTATCACCGGCATTTTGCTAATCTTGACGGTGGCTGGTGCGGCCCTAACGGGCAACACAGAGACGGGTACTGGCGGTGACTTCAGCAGCATAGCACCCATAATTGTTGTGCTGGGATTCATCCTGACAGTACTGTCCCTTATTGTTACAGCCATAGAGGCTTATCTGTACCGGAGTAATGTGGTGCTGGTTACGTCAGATAAAATATCGCAGCTTTTGCACCAGAGCTTGTTTAACCGCAAAGTGTCCCAGCTGAGCATTGGCGACGTACAGGATGTCACAATTCAGCAGCAGGGCATTATTCCGCACATGTTCAACTACGGTACGCTGGTGATAGAAACTGCTGGCGAACAGCAAAACTACAGCTTTACCTTTGTGCCAGATCCATACAAAGCCGCCAAAGACATCGTGGGAGCGCACGAGCGCAACCTAAAAGCTTACGGCAACTAGATTGACTTTTTAGCATTTTATTGTAAAATGTATGCTGCTTCGAACACCTTTTTGGTATCGAGGTACTTTGACAAGTTGATAGGTTCTACGAGGTGAGATATATAGACAGTAACCAGGTTGCTGCTATGTACCTCACCTTGTGGATGGAAAGCTGCTCATCCGAGCGCCCACGAGATACAGAGGAGAGAGGCACACATGATCGAACTCAATGCGCCCACCAAGCCCAACCCCAACCCCGACCTCGACGACGACGACAAGACGGTCCTCCGGCGCTTCATCACCATCCTCGACGACGAGGGTGTGCAGGCGCACCTCAGCCTGGCGTTGCTGTCCGCCACCAACTCCTTCCTGTACAGCCTGGAGCTCCTGGACGCCATCGTGGATGACGTCTGCGACATCGAGGGCGTGGAGAGCGTCTACCTGGCTGCCCCGTCGCTGGTACTCCTGGTGGGCTGGATCAAGCAAAGCGAAGGCCTCGCCATCCCCGAGGACTTCATCCCGGACGCGCAGCTGATCACCCGGTTGCTGGAGGCGTTCTACGAAGAGGCTCGCCAGGAGGCGACCGAAGAGGACTGACCCTCACCTGATCGACATCGCGAGTGGGCGTGGCACGCTGCTACAAGGTGTCACGCCCCTCCGTGTACTCATTCTCCAAAACACCTATCTTCTTGTCATATCGCTTCCATGAATGTGCGCACCTGCGCAAAAGTCATGCTGATGAGTCCCGGGGCCCTATCAAAAGACAAGCCCAAAGGACGAAAAGCGAACGCTGCCACGGCTCCGGTAGTCGGCAGCAAAAAATTGCAAAGTCTGCTACCATGCGGCGAATGAACGACAAGCAGTGGGAGCGATCCAACTACCAGGTGGCTTTTTTGGCTGCCGTGATTGGGTTGGGGGCATTCAAAGAAGAGCTAGCGGGCTGGCATCTGGGGATTTTTAGTGTCGATCTGCCATGGATCTTTGTCTTTTTGCCATTGGTTGGGCTGCTGCTGATGGGGGCATTCTTGGGTGCCTTTACTGTCACCATTATTGATGGGCTGAACATCACGCGTTTTCCCTTGAGCGGTCTGGTTATGCGTTTGGCGAGCCTGTGTAATATTTTGGCATGTATGTGGCCGGTGTTGCTGTTCCTTGCCTGGGGATCTCAGGGTCTGATGTGGTTACTGCGGCGGGCACTGGGCGGTGCAGACGCCAGTGTGGCCTGGCTGGATGTGATTGGCTCGGTGCTCAGCCTTGTGCTGGCAATCATATCCTACAAGATAACGACGCGCCTGCTGCGCCAATCACCTATAGGCGCGCGGTCTCCACTGGGTGCTACCCAAGATACTGCCCCAAACATGGGCGGGCCAGAACAGACTCTGCTAGCCAGACGCCAGGCTGTACCACAGGACTATGTTTTTATTGACTACTACAACACGGCTGCCCAGTACATGCAGGACTATCTACGGTTGCGTGGCTTTGGGGTCCGAAACCTCAGGCTGGATGACTTATGGCTATAAATCATTCACATCCCACCAACTGGCCGAACAGAAAACTGCGTTAGAGCAACTTATCAGAAAAGTGACGGTAGCCCACCAGGCTGCCCTGGAAAAATCTGAGGCTGCCGCTAGCCCACGCACTGGATCTAAGCACGGTAGAAAGACTCACTAGGCCGGCCGGCATTTCGACTTTCTGGCTGGTTGATGATCTTCATTTTTTACAATATGTTAGAATGCAAACATATGTATCCGTCAAGTGACGGCAATACTTTGTGAGGTAATACAAGCTTATGGCCCCTTATTTCTGGCGTTTTCTTAAAGTATCAGGAACAACTTTGTTCGCTGCCCTTTTCGCTATGGAGCAGATCTTGCGGGGGCTCTGGCGAATAATCAGGGCCATCCGCGGACTGTGTGGTTGGCTGATTGGAATTTCGCTGATAGTCATAGTGGTGGTTGCGCTTCTCACGGTGCTTAGTTACTTTGCCGAACCCCGTCTTGGCGTATTTGCCCAGGACATGCAGGTGTGGCTTATGGAGGATAAGCGGTGGCAGATAGTTCTGGGCGGAATGTCGGCGGTACTGGTCATAGCCTGGAACAGCTTGTCGCCTACGCTGCGGGCGCTGTTTGGCAGTGGGCTGTCTAAGCCTGTGGTCTGGTTCTTGGCTGGGTTGGCACTGGTTGAAAGCGACAGGTTAGTCTGGATTAAAGAGGACGTTGCTTACCTAAACAAGGTCATGGGCGGGCTGGTTCTGTGCGTAGTTGCTTTGGGGGTGCTGGCAAAAATACGCTCTCGGCGGACGACTCCATGGCGAGAGTCGTATAGGCCGACAGCGCTGTATGATTCGCAGTCACAAATAGTCAATAACATTACCCGTCTTATTATGGATGCCGAGCCTTCTGTGTTTGCCGTATCGGGTCGGTGGGGAATTGGAAAGTCGTTTTTGCTGAAACGTGCCAGAGAGATGCTCGGCTTTGACGAGTCAATTATTTGGGTCGACTTTGAGCCCTGGCGGTATGCATCAGAAGAGGCACTCATCCGGGGTTTTTACGACGACATAGCCAGGAGATTAGCAAAGGATATACCGGGTATCCAGCACATCGTGAGACCACTAGCCGAAACATCCGAGAAGTTTGTGAAGAAGCATGATGGCAGCGGTGTCTTGGGTACGGCGCTGGATATGGCTCGCACAGTTTTTAGCCCGCCAGTCAAAGATGCGCCAGAAGTACAGATTGAAAAATTGCTAAAGCGCGAGGGCAAGCGCCTGGTGATAGTGATTGATGACGTAGAAAGATCGTTCAACGCCGAGCGGATTTTTAGGACCTTGCAGCTTGCGCATTTTGCGCAAGGCATTGACGGCGTGCAGGTGGTATTTTTGTTCGACAAAGATGCGGTGCTGGCGGCGCGACCAAAACATTTTAGCAATCAGCTCCTGGGCACAACTGAGTATCTGGAAAAGTTTGTGGGCCTGGAGATAGTTGTGCCCAGCCCTCGGCCGGCAGAGCTGAGGCAACTTTTTTCTAGACTAGTCAGTTCGAGAATGAGCAGCCAGGGTTTTGATGACTTTACAGAAAAAGACCTTTCAGACGAAATGCTTGCAGCAATCGGAACGCCCCGGGCTACCATAGGGCTTTTTGGTGAGCTTGAAAACTTTCAAGGTAATATGCGTGATGGCCGTGGAGAGGCTGCGGCTATTGGTCCTCAAGATCTCATTGCCCTGGCATTTTTGAAGACGAAATATTGGGGGCTTTTTCGTGACATCGAAGTCAACAGAGACTTGTACACTCAGTCGCGCCAGGAAGACAAACGCGCATCGTTTTCATTTGATGTTGACTTGCCCAAATACCGCAAAGAGCACTTTGACCAGCTGTTCGAGATGCTCGGCTACCCGGCTGACGATATAACTCTGCTTAGTTCGCTCCTGAATGATATATTTCCTGGCTGGGTGGGCGGCAGAGGGGTGAGCGAGGATGACCTGCGCATAAATAAGCGCGTAGGCCATCGGGATTTGCTGGACCTATATTTCTCGTATGGGATTTCGCATCAGGCGTTTATGCTGCGGATGGAACACGTTGAGTCTGTCACTAGTATTGCAACCAAGCCACACAGCGAGAAAACAATCAAACGTGCTTTTAAAGATTTCAATACCTACGCCCTGTCTCAAGAGGAAACTGGTGATATTGCACGGCTGTTGTCGCGCCAGCTCCTACGTATCCAGCGTGAACAAAACGTGCCAATCATGGTGTGGCGGTGCTGGCTGAGGGCTTTGGTGCAGTACGAATCAGCTGCCACGGCGGAGGGGGCCAATGCGTTAATGGCTGCTATTCTTTCTGGTGCGAATGACAGTATCCGGCAAAGTTTTCCGACAGTTGCGGGCGATGTGTCGCCGGATAGGGTGGCTGCTGCCGGTACATTATTTAAGAATATAGATCGGTACCTTGCCGATCCTTACTTGGCCGTGCTCTTGCTCATGTTTGTACATCCCGAGCAAGGCAATGATTTTTTCGTTGGGTACATGGATAAGCACGGGCCAAAAGAGCTTTTCGGACCTGTACTCAGATATGTCGATACTTACTTCATAACAGAAGACCGCAATATTTTTCGCGACCGTGGCTTGCCATATGCGGTTTTTGTCCTCAAAGAATGGAGTCTCAGCGTCTCGTTGACAAACGAGATCAATAGTACTGCCGTGGGCGCTAAAAGACGCCACCGTAGGGTTAATGACTATGCGCTTCAACTATTGAAACAAGACACAGAAATGATCTATGGGTTTATGCGTCAGCAATTTTGGGTCTCAGATTCTGACGGCCGGAATTCAGGCTGGCGCGTGGCGCGCACTATTGCTCAATACGACAATAAAGCCGATCTCAGTACCTTGCGGCAGCTGGTGCAGACGGCTTTGGCTAGTCAGCGCCTAGAACCTTCCCAGAAGGAAGAGCTTAGGAAGCTCGACGAATTACTGGGGCGGCACAAAGCCTCGCGCTAGCCTTTTATTCGGCGAAGGGGTTCTGGCGGGCTTGCTCGAACAGGGATTTTACTTCCACGTTTTGGGCCTGCAAGTTCTCTATTTTTTCGGCTAGTTTTTTGTCTAGCTTTGGTCTTTTGACGGTTTGCAGTTTTTCGGTGATAGCCTCGTCCGATGGTTCTTGGCGGGTGAGGGTGTTAATACGCAGTAACATAAAGGCGTACAGGCCCAGGAAGAACATGACAAAGATGAACACCGTGTACTTGCGTAGTTTTTGTGCAAGCGGGGCCAGTTTGGTGGTGATGGTTTTGAGGTCTATATTCATGGCTTTATAAATACATTAACAACTAATGTGAACTTTACGCTAGTGGGGTTCAGGCTGTCCGGGGTGATGTTGATACTGCTGACTTGGGCGGTCCGCCGGTTGGTCTCTAGCTTTTGCAAAAAGGTGATGAGCTTGCTAAAGGTGACGCCTGGGCTGTTGGCCTGCAGGCTTATCTCTAGCTGGTAGACGCCGGTCATGCCTTCTACTGGTTTGACCTGGGTAATAGGCGGAGCGGTGGGTTTGGGCGCGGCGGTCTCGCCGGCGGCTGGGGTGGCTGGTTTGGCTACGGCTTGGCCCAAGGTAGAGGACGGGAAGGTGATGGAATCTATGGGGATACCGGAATCTGCAGCTAGCTTGGTCAGCTCGCGAACGGTCTGCGCCTGGTCTTTGTCTTGGGGCACGATCTGCTTGGCTATTTTGTTTAGTTCGGCGTATTGAACTATATCGCGCTTGGCCTGGGTGACGGCTATTTTTTGTTCTTCTTGGACTTTGTTTTCTAGCTTGAGATCGGTTAGGTTCTGGGTCTCTTTTGTCAGGAGCGAACTACCGACCACCACGCCGGCAACAGTCAGCAAGCTCAGTAGCACAACGATGCCCAGCAGCACGTAAAAGAAGCGTTTGTTCGTCATGTTAGATGCCTCCTCCAGAATTTAGGAGATAGAACGGATTTTCTTTGGCAAACAGTGCCCGATAGGTGCCCACACAAGCATATTTGTTTTGTGGTGCTGGGTTGCAGTTGACGCTGATGATGTCTACTTTTTCAAAGATTTTGTTAGCGGGGTCTTGCAGATTGACCTGTACTTGGGTGGCGGTCTGGTAGTTGGTAGAGGCTATCTGCAGGTCTAGTCCGCCCTGGGGTTTGTTGAGGCTCAGACTGCTTAGTTGGGTGCCGGCGGGCATGGCCGCGCCAATTTGTTTGATAAGGCCAGAGAACAATATCTGCTTGGACAAGACTTGTTGCACTAGCTTGAAATTGTTGCTGATTTCTTCTACCTGTTTTTGGGTTTCGTCCAGTTTTTGGTCTTTTAGTTCTTGCTTGGATAACTCTACTTGGCGGGTGACGTTTTGAATGTTTTGGTGAATATAGAAATAGCCAAAGGCCACCACCAGTGCCAGGCCAGCAATGCCTACCAAAATGGCAAAGATCCAGTGTAGCAGGCGAGTGTTGCGCCGGGCGTACATGATGTCATCACGGGTTTGTGGAGGGAGGAGATTGATCATTATCTGAAAATCTCCTTGGGATTGATCAGCGCCAAGCCGGCAGTGGTGACGTACATGGATTTTTCTGCACTGGTGGGTGGCTGCAGGCCGTCAAAGTTGAGGTGCTGCCATGGGTCGCACATGCGCACTGGCAGGCGCAGGCTATTGGTCAGGTATTCGGACAGGCCGGGCATGTTGGCGCCGCCGCCCATAGTGACAACCTGGCCAATCTTGCGATCGGTATCGGTGCGTTCTTCGTAGTAGCGGATCATGCGGCGGATCTCTTTGCCCAGCTGTTCTAGTATGGGCGTGAGAGCAGTGGTGATCTCTTGTTGTTTTTTGCTCAGGCCCAGTCCGTATTTGGTTTTTATCACGTGGGCTTCTTCTTTGCTGACCCTGAGGGTGTCGGCGATGATGCTAGTAAAGCTGTCGCCCCCGCCTGGTACGGTGCCAGTGACTATCAGAGTTTTGTCGTAAACGGTCAGGTCAGAGGCCAGCGAGCCCAAGTCTATGAGGACGGCTGGCACATCACTTTGCTCGGCCTGTACAAACAGACGCGAGGCAGCGCTGATGGTGGTTTCCATAGTTACGGGTTCTAGCCCCAGCAGGTTTAGCAGCACAATGTAGGAGTCTATAATGCGCTTTGGTACGGCCACGGCCAGTAGCTCGGTGCCCTTGTCTGCTGACTGCAATATGGTGCTGTAGTCCATATACAGCTCATCTATAGGCATGGGTATGTATTGCTCGGCCTCTAGCCGGACGGCCTCGTCTATTTCGCTCTTTTTCATGGGCGGCAGTGTCATGGTGCGGTTAAAAGTGCGGCTGGCTGGAATAGACACCGCTACTCGTCGGGTGGTGATTTCGCCCACCAGGTTTTTGTCGAATAGTTCAAATATGGCTGCAGCAACTACCTCTGGGTCAGTAATAACGCCGTCAGTAATAGCAGCGGGGTTAAAGCGAGCCACGCCGTAGCCTGTCACGTCACGGTCTGTGCCTTTGTGATCCAGCTGCATGACCTTGAGACTGCTGAACCCAATGTCTAGGCCAAACACTGGTTTGTCGTGGTAGAAATGCGATGGTTTGGGCGCGGTATTGGCCATGCTAACACTCCCTCTTGGGGCTGTGCGTGGTAGATATTATCAAATACTTTATTTTTCTCATGCTTGCCCATCAAAGCGTAAGCGGCTTTATCTTAAGTATATCAGATATGATCTGTTATTACAGGGTCGGAATAACGTCTGCGGGGCAGGTTGTGGCCCACTGCGTGGCCGCAATATTCCATTTGGCCCTAAAGTATTCCTCCAGCGCCTCTACCTGGCGGCATTCTAGGGCGGTGTCGTATATGACTACCTCGGCAAAGTCACCGTTGAAGTAGTTGGTGCCAGAGCCGGCCGCCATAGTGCCGCTGCGCCGGCCACCGTAGTAGAACTGATCGAGCCCAAAGGTGTAAGGTGACCCGCTGGGTGACAGATTGGTCTTGGTGGCTACCTGCGCGCCGTTACCCTTCAGAATACTGTCTATGGTGTTCGAGCCGTTGATGTTAAAACGGCTGACAAACATGTAGGGACTGCCATTACAGGCTGACCCACAAGTGTAGTCGGTGCGGTAGGTATTGCTGCTGCCGGTGTATTGGCTAGAGAAGCCATTGCCAGAAGAGAAACGGTACAGCGGAATCAGACTATTGCCAGCTGTTGTGTCGTTGGTGCCCGTGCTGGTCATACCCGACACGATACGACCATCGCTAGAAGAGGTGGTCATGTTGGGTTTTATGACTGCAAAGACGGTTAACTCTCTTTTGTTTGTCAGGGCAGTGGTCAGGGCGCTGAGAAGTGCGCCATTATTGAACCGAACAATGGTTTTGCTATTGATCTGATTGTCTTGCCTGGTGGGCGCGGTGCCGTAGGCCATGGCAGCGTGATTGCCATTGCCCGATTTGTCCAGCCATTGGCTGATACCGTCGCCATTGTTAGCTTGTTGAACGCTGCCGGTAGAGTAAGAAATGGTTAGCTTCGGCCCTTTACTGTTGCAACCCAGATTGAACAAGCTAAAGTTGCCTTTACAAATTCTTCGGATTCCGCTGCCGGCGGTTCGCTGCACGCCAAAGCCAATCCGACCGCTATGAGTGCTGGGCGCCCAGTTGGCGTTGTTGACCATCTCTTGCACAACGGATGTGAGGTCAAAGTTGAGGGTACTGCCCTGGTTGAGGTTATTTGATACTTGGGTCAGTGAGGTGCCGGTGCGCAAGGTTGCGTTGGTAATCCGAGATCTTACTTGGTTTGTTCCGGATGGCGAGAAAAGATTCAGGTGTGGGTCAGCTGCCGTATTAAACAGTCCATACAGTTGGTGTGTTACCGTGCCGTTGGAGTCGCCAGACGAGCCGGTCAGTTGCAGGGTAGCCGAGGTGATAATGGCGTTTTTTGGCACGCTGATGTTTTGGAATACGAAGCCGTCGTACAGCAGCCGGTTGGCGGTTGACCCACTGCAATTGCCGACGAATTCGGTGTTGTCACATAGGTGCATCTCAACGTCGCTGCTCAGCCAGGACAGTGAACCTTGGCTGCCGTCGCTGGCTTTTTCTTCTATGGTGTCGTTGGGGGTAAAGAGGTCCAGTATGCCTAAGCCTATGGGTTGACTGACGTTGGAAGTGCCACTGGCAATACTCTTGAGCGTGGTTGTATCGCTGGCATCTAGCCAGACAGCAGGCGAGAAGTTGTCTGGGGTTTTGCAGACGGCGTAGGTGCGGATAATCTCGGAGCGTATATCAAAAACGTACTGGGCGGTGCTGGATAGCTTGGGCAAGTACACGCGCCCGGTGCCTTTTATGAC contains:
- the pilM gene encoding type IV pilus assembly protein PilM, giving the protein MANTAPKPSHFYHDKPVFGLDIGFSSLKVMQLDHKGTDRDVTGYGVARFNPAAITDGVITDPEVVAAAIFELFDKNLVGEITTRRVAVSIPASRTFNRTMTLPPMKKSEIDEAVRLEAEQYIPMPIDELYMDYSTILQSADKGTELLAVAVPKRIIDSYIVLLNLLGLEPVTMETTISAASRLFVQAEQSDVPAVLIDLGSLASDLTVYDKTLIVTGTVPGGGDSFTSIIADTLRVSKEEAHVIKTKYGLGLSKKQQEITTALTPILEQLGKEIRRMIRYYEERTDTDRKIGQVVTMGGGANMPGLSEYLTNSLRLPVRMCDPWQHLNFDGLQPPTSAEKSMYVTTAGLALINPKEIFR
- a CDS encoding PH domain-containing protein, coding for MDPQKLSPSARTAFKLIEFDKDEQLISEIRKHPVGLLFIYIGGTVITGILLILTVAGAALTGNTETGTGGDFSSIAPIIVVLGFILTVLSLIVTAIEAYLYRSNVVLVTSDKISQLLHQSLFNRKVSQLSIGDVQDVTIQQQGIIPHMFNYGTLVIETAGEQQNYSFTFVPDPYKAAKDIVGAHERNLKAYGN
- a CDS encoding P-loop NTPase fold protein, whose amino-acid sequence is MFAALFAMEQILRGLWRIIRAIRGLCGWLIGISLIVIVVVALLTVLSYFAEPRLGVFAQDMQVWLMEDKRWQIVLGGMSAVLVIAWNSLSPTLRALFGSGLSKPVVWFLAGLALVESDRLVWIKEDVAYLNKVMGGLVLCVVALGVLAKIRSRRTTPWRESYRPTALYDSQSQIVNNITRLIMDAEPSVFAVSGRWGIGKSFLLKRAREMLGFDESIIWVDFEPWRYASEEALIRGFYDDIARRLAKDIPGIQHIVRPLAETSEKFVKKHDGSGVLGTALDMARTVFSPPVKDAPEVQIEKLLKREGKRLVIVIDDVERSFNAERIFRTLQLAHFAQGIDGVQVVFLFDKDAVLAARPKHFSNQLLGTTEYLEKFVGLEIVVPSPRPAELRQLFSRLVSSRMSSQGFDDFTEKDLSDEMLAAIGTPRATIGLFGELENFQGNMRDGRGEAAAIGPQDLIALAFLKTKYWGLFRDIEVNRDLYTQSRQEDKRASFSFDVDLPKYRKEHFDQLFEMLGYPADDITLLSSLLNDIFPGWVGGRGVSEDDLRINKRVGHRDLLDLYFSYGISHQAFMLRMEHVESVTSIATKPHSEKTIKRAFKDFNTYALSQEETGDIARLLSRQLLRIQREQNVPIMVWRCWLRALVQYESAATAEGANALMAAILSGANDSIRQSFPTVAGDVSPDRVAAAGTLFKNIDRYLADPYLAVLLLMFVHPEQGNDFFVGYMDKHGPKELFGPVLRYVDTYFITEDRNIFRDRGLPYAVFVLKEWSLSVSLTNEINSTAVGAKRRHRRVNDYALQLLKQDTEMIYGFMRQQFWVSDSDGRNSGWRVARTIAQYDNKADLSTLRQLVQTALASQRLEPSQKEELRKLDELLGRHKASR
- the ruvB gene encoding Holliday junction branch migration DNA helicase RuvB — protein: MAIERIINTGVPDDDQQEVELEVTLRPRDFANYIGQDRLKKNLQLAIAAAQKRGEPLDHVLLYGPPGLGKTTMATVIANEMGATIRVTSGPAVERAGDLASLLTNLQDGDILFIDEIHRLHRTVEEVLYSAMEDFKLDIMLGKGPSARSLRLDLPKFTIIGATTRTGALAAPLRDRFGMMHRLEFYTPTEIQQIIERAAQILGVQIHAAAAQNLATRARLTPRIANRLLKRVRDYADVNGDGIIDTVISEKALGLLEVDELGLDPADRMLLLAIINSYNGGPVGVETLAALTAEERGTIEDFYEPYLMQIGLLERTPRGRKVTPKAYSHLGRTHGGTSDQPSML
- the ruvA gene encoding Holliday junction branch migration protein RuvA, with translation MIATLTGIVSEKLGELVVLDVQGIGYGLLVPVEDYGKLASGDKTKFYVHEHIRENSHDLFGFTQLDTKRLFELLLEVNGVGPKMALNVLSIGSAEDVRQAIAAGDTKFIQAANGVGKRVAERVVVDLKDKVGLTSTADPSALFASNTIQDEATQALVALGYTVQDAQVALAKVDASLGIEGRIKQALKAAI